A genome region from Myxococcota bacterium includes the following:
- a CDS encoding helix-hairpin-helix domain-containing protein, whose product MESLPVLPRSIENPVGLNDAKLEDFMTIQRLPVRVARAILERRERIGRFKRWEEVAEIRGVGPKTLDKLKTAMKIF is encoded by the coding sequence ATGGAGTCGTTACCAGTTTTACCTCGGAGCATCGAAAATCCAGTCGGTTTAAATGATGCGAAATTAGAAGATTTTATGACAATCCAAAGACTACCGGTGCGGGTGGCTCGCGCGATTTTAGAAAGGCGTGAACGTATAGGCAGGTTTAAACGCTGGGAGGAAGTCGCGGAGATTCGAGGGGTGGGCCCAAAAACTTTAGACAAACTAAAGACGGCGATGAAAATCTTTTAA
- the rsmI gene encoding 16S rRNA (cytidine(1402)-2'-O)-methyltransferase, producing the protein MAGLFSIIATPIGNLSDLSPRAGTALKNSAVIFAENTLHSRKLLAVIGVDLTKTKLVACPPAKEKDRIPALLEMLAAGLDVSLISDAGAPAVSDPGGRLIQAVIGAGYKLEVIPGPSAVIAALMGAGLMTTRFAFLGFLPKKGRERVRLIKQSYQTGLAPVIFESPHRITETLHELYELLGPQPVVIARELTKQFETFHRGILGSALTPPLVEKGEMVIVIEAPAEAGAPVAENAEPAAPAIGHKASAKKLAKDLGISVKDAYQKLINAK; encoded by the coding sequence ATGGCAGGCCTTTTCAGTATTATCGCAACCCCTATCGGAAACCTATCCGATTTATCTCCCAGAGCAGGCACGGCCCTTAAAAACTCGGCGGTGATTTTTGCTGAGAACACGCTGCACAGTAGAAAGTTGCTTGCAGTAATCGGTGTCGATTTGACCAAAACCAAACTGGTTGCTTGCCCACCTGCCAAAGAAAAAGACCGCATTCCCGCTCTTCTAGAAATGCTCGCTGCAGGCCTTGACGTGTCTTTAATTTCGGACGCCGGCGCACCAGCCGTCAGCGACCCAGGCGGCAGGCTTATCCAAGCGGTGATTGGGGCGGGATATAAACTGGAAGTTATCCCCGGTCCAAGCGCGGTCATTGCCGCCTTGATGGGCGCAGGCCTCATGACCACCCGCTTCGCATTTTTAGGTTTTTTGCCCAAAAAAGGTCGAGAACGAGTCAGACTGATTAAACAATCCTATCAAACAGGCCTCGCGCCAGTAATTTTTGAATCGCCGCATCGCATTACCGAGACGCTTCACGAATTGTATGAACTCTTGGGCCCACAACCGGTGGTCATCGCTCGTGAGCTCACCAAACAGTTCGAAACCTTTCACCGCGGCATTTTAGGAAGTGCGCTAACACCGCCTTTAGTAGAAAAAGGCGAGATGGTAATCGTCATAGAAGCGCCTGCAGAAGCAGGAGCCCCTGTCGCCGAAAACGCCGAACCAGCAGCACCTGCCATCGGTCATAAAGCTTCAGCCAAAAAATTAGCTAAAGACCTTGGGATCAGCGTCAAAGACGCCTATCAAAAACTTATAAACGCCAAGTAG
- a CDS encoding YraN family protein produces the protein MEKLTKVAESNHKLVAGHAAEESACQLLLSKGYRILDRNFRCKMGEIDIIAQDGPVLCFVEVRSREHAKHSDPKASIRADKQTKLIRASTFYLQKKYYRNIPICRFDVIGVIGYGPDQRMSLIKNAFEMRIEPRRRSGNPWQSY, from the coding sequence ATGGAAAAATTGACCAAAGTAGCCGAATCGAATCATAAACTGGTGGCGGGACATGCTGCTGAAGAAAGCGCCTGTCAGCTGCTTTTGTCAAAGGGATACCGAATTTTGGACCGCAATTTCAGATGCAAAATGGGTGAAATCGATATCATTGCCCAAGACGGCCCAGTACTTTGTTTTGTGGAAGTGCGAAGTCGTGAACATGCGAAACATTCCGATCCAAAAGCAAGCATTCGCGCAGATAAACAAACAAAGTTAATCAGGGCATCAACCTTTTATCTTCAAAAAAAATACTACCGAAATATTCCAATATGTCGCTTTGATGTCATTGGTGTCATCGGCTACGGACCCGATCAACGCATGAGCCTCATCAAAAACGCTTTTGAAATGCGGATCGAGCCCAGAAGGCGAAGCGGCAACCCATGGCAAAGTTATTGA
- the der gene encoding ribosome biogenesis GTPase Der, translated as MTLTLSLIGRPNVGKSSLFNRLVGRRASLVHDEPGLTRDRIYGDASFDEREFLLIDTGGLELESSEGLMPFIKRQADIAIEESDIILFLVDGRAGLLPADREIAQLLRRSKKPVYLVVNKTETTAAQQSAPEFYGLGFENVFPVSAAHGLGLNDLFETLFAAFPLPPEEIVAEEEGAEPILPLAIIGRPNAGKSSFMNKLLGEERFLVSPEAGTTMDAVDEEIGYAGHRYRLIDTAGIRRKRSISKDTEKMAVSASLGGLDRSQVALMLIDATAGLTEQDLKVASFIHKKAKAVVIVVNKWDLAKDKELKAEPFAQHIRDKMPFLADAPIKFVSALTGSRVFDVLETAWEVFEAYTQRVPTSQVNRMLERAVAAHAPPIVRGKRLKFYYGTQVSVAPPTFLFTMNEKEELHFSYERFLINRIREEFGFKGSPIRLVFRARS; from the coding sequence GTGACTTTGACCCTTTCCCTTATCGGTAGGCCCAATGTGGGCAAAAGCTCCCTCTTTAATCGCTTAGTAGGTCGACGGGCCAGTTTGGTTCATGATGAGCCAGGCCTGACCAGAGACCGCATTTACGGCGATGCTTCGTTTGATGAACGTGAATTCTTATTAATCGATACTGGTGGTCTTGAACTTGAATCAAGCGAAGGCTTGATGCCTTTTATCAAGCGCCAAGCTGACATTGCCATTGAAGAATCAGACATTATTTTGTTTCTGGTAGACGGTCGCGCAGGTCTATTGCCTGCCGATCGCGAAATCGCCCAGCTGCTTCGTCGAAGCAAAAAACCTGTTTACTTAGTGGTCAATAAAACTGAAACCACGGCTGCTCAGCAGTCGGCGCCTGAGTTTTATGGCTTAGGCTTCGAAAACGTGTTTCCTGTTTCGGCTGCGCATGGTCTTGGACTAAACGATCTGTTTGAAACTTTATTCGCCGCTTTCCCGCTGCCGCCTGAAGAAATAGTGGCTGAAGAAGAAGGTGCTGAACCTATTTTGCCATTGGCGATTATCGGTCGTCCTAACGCCGGTAAATCTAGTTTCATGAACAAGCTGCTCGGTGAAGAGCGTTTCTTGGTGTCTCCAGAAGCTGGTACCACCATGGATGCCGTGGATGAAGAAATCGGTTATGCCGGTCATCGATATCGCTTGATTGATACCGCTGGGATTAGGCGTAAGCGCAGCATTTCTAAAGATACGGAAAAGATGGCTGTTTCGGCAAGTCTTGGCGGCCTCGATCGCTCGCAGGTTGCTTTGATGCTGATTGACGCTACTGCCGGCCTCACTGAACAAGATTTAAAAGTCGCTTCGTTTATTCACAAGAAGGCCAAAGCCGTGGTTATTGTGGTGAATAAGTGGGATTTAGCCAAAGACAAAGAGCTCAAAGCAGAACCTTTCGCGCAACACATACGCGATAAGATGCCGTTTTTAGCGGACGCACCGATTAAGTTCGTTTCAGCGCTTACGGGCTCCAGAGTGTTCGATGTTCTGGAGACGGCATGGGAAGTTTTTGAAGCCTACACGCAGCGCGTGCCAACCTCTCAGGTGAACCGCATGTTGGAGCGCGCTGTAGCGGCTCATGCGCCTCCGATTGTGCGAGGTAAACGGCTTAAGTTCTATTACGGCACCCAAGTTTCTGTGGCGCCACCAACTTTCTTGTTCACCATGAACGAGAAAGAAGAGCTTCATTTTTCTTATGAAAGATTTTTAATCAATCGCATTCGAGAAGAGTTTGGGTTTAAGGGCTCACCCATCCGGTTGGTGTTCCGTGCTCGATCTTAA
- a CDS encoding phospholipase: MIPVLLCVELLAWENHALPTALAIQKMPELNANVMPEPLESFLKAQASGLLAVLNEEERWARQHVSGYPARPEPLRFTDEASDGQTLKNLFLMTIRVNPSVPLELYRQILPNEVSSKALVPIDRISLVPNSLSKSNRRFAPLSKKNGVKAAQVFISAVDEPDYGLDLGLWADSGTPYAQSYQFGPQPFGNPKLEFSSQAPFHMGFFHEWSLMYQVAPSLLRTYPEYRIHMYYTLSRFAFQTGHPYWGWRFAGWGAHYIQDLTQPYHATLLPGVNTARLIAYGILDKLGIEGPKNHLVTRASDEHLALEHKAHEEMLQIFAGRVSPLGQALQQKAPESLRYTHSYVRNNLTSQSHDMSDNLDLTKLMQNFGVHTRAWIRSVAIN, encoded by the coding sequence ATGATTCCTGTGCTCCTATGTGTAGAGTTGCTGGCTTGGGAAAATCACGCGTTACCGACAGCCCTGGCGATTCAAAAGATGCCCGAGCTAAATGCAAACGTCATGCCGGAGCCTTTAGAAAGTTTTTTGAAAGCACAAGCTTCTGGATTGTTGGCCGTGCTGAACGAGGAAGAGCGATGGGCAAGGCAACATGTTTCAGGCTACCCTGCACGCCCAGAGCCTCTTCGATTCACCGACGAGGCCTCAGACGGCCAGACACTCAAAAATCTCTTTTTAATGACCATTAGGGTGAATCCTTCAGTCCCGTTAGAGCTATATCGTCAGATTTTGCCGAATGAAGTTTCAAGCAAAGCGCTCGTGCCCATCGACCGTATTTCACTGGTACCTAACTCGTTATCTAAATCAAATCGCCGCTTCGCGCCGCTAAGCAAAAAAAACGGTGTTAAGGCGGCTCAAGTATTTATCTCGGCCGTCGATGAGCCAGATTATGGCCTAGACCTAGGTCTATGGGCAGATAGCGGCACGCCCTATGCGCAAAGCTACCAATTTGGACCCCAGCCTTTTGGCAATCCCAAATTGGAGTTTTCAAGCCAAGCGCCTTTTCATATGGGATTTTTTCACGAATGGTCTTTGATGTATCAAGTTGCGCCGAGCCTTCTGCGCACTTATCCTGAGTATCGGATCCATATGTATTACACGCTGTCACGCTTTGCATTTCAAACGGGGCATCCTTATTGGGGTTGGCGTTTTGCCGGCTGGGGGGCGCACTATATCCAAGATTTGACGCAGCCTTACCATGCAACGCTGCTACCTGGCGTTAATACCGCCAGGTTAATTGCTTATGGCATCTTAGACAAACTCGGCATTGAAGGGCCGAAAAATCATTTAGTGACTCGAGCAAGCGACGAACATTTGGCTTTAGAACACAAAGCTCATGAAGAAATGCTGCAAATCTTTGCAGGGAGGGTGAGCCCGCTGGGGCAAGCCTTGCAGCAAAAGGCACCTGAATCATTGCGCTATACACATTCATACGTCCGAAATAACTTAACCAGTCAGTCACACGATATGTCAGATAATCTAGACCTAACAAAGTTAATGCAAAATTTCGGAGTACACACCAGAGCATGGATCCGAAGCGTAGCGATTAACTGA
- the eno gene encoding phosphopyruvate hydratase, with protein sequence MSAEIKDVRAREILDSRGQPTVHVDVWLEDESRGSFSVPSGASTGEHEAIELRDGDAARYFGKGVLNAVSNVNNIIRSALIGEPADDQRSVDDTLLNLDGTPNKSHLGANAILGVSMAAARAAAVSKKMPFYRYLSEGSSLSMPIPMMNILNGGAHADNGLDIQEFMMVPHGFSKFSESLRAGAEVFHKLKSILKKADLVTAVGDEGGFAPRLNSTRQALDLILEAIAQAGYQAGTQISLALDVAASEFYDASKQNYQFKDTGLVDSSRLIQFWKELTESYPILSIEDGLDQNDWAGWQSLTSTLGQQVQLVGDDLFVTNPAFIQKGISSKAANAVLIKLNQIGTLSETMSAIHMAQKAGYKHVVSHRSGETEDTSIADLAVATSAAFIKTGSLCRSERIAKYNRLLEIEEELTK encoded by the coding sequence ATGAGCGCCGAAATTAAAGATGTTAGAGCCAGAGAAATTCTGGACAGCCGGGGTCAACCCACGGTTCATGTTGACGTATGGTTGGAAGACGAGTCCCGCGGCTCTTTTTCTGTCCCTTCGGGCGCTTCTACCGGTGAGCATGAGGCCATTGAGCTGCGTGATGGCGACGCAGCGCGCTACTTTGGCAAAGGCGTTTTGAATGCTGTCTCGAATGTGAATAATATCATTCGCTCGGCCTTAATTGGAGAGCCGGCAGACGATCAGCGAAGTGTGGACGACACGCTGCTGAATCTGGATGGCACGCCCAATAAATCGCACCTTGGGGCAAACGCTATTTTAGGCGTATCGATGGCAGCGGCCCGGGCGGCAGCGGTTTCTAAAAAGATGCCTTTCTATCGCTATCTGTCTGAAGGTAGTAGCCTGAGTATGCCTATACCCATGATGAACATCCTAAACGGCGGGGCGCATGCGGACAATGGTTTAGATATTCAAGAATTCATGATGGTGCCCCATGGCTTTTCGAAATTTAGCGAGTCTTTAAGAGCAGGGGCCGAAGTTTTCCATAAGCTTAAATCCATTTTGAAAAAAGCTGATTTGGTGACCGCGGTGGGCGATGAAGGCGGTTTTGCCCCTCGTTTGAACTCAACACGGCAAGCGCTAGATTTAATCTTGGAAGCTATCGCTCAGGCGGGTTATCAAGCTGGCACACAAATTTCGCTCGCGCTTGATGTTGCTGCCAGCGAGTTTTACGATGCTTCTAAGCAAAATTACCAATTTAAAGATACTGGACTGGTCGATAGCAGCCGATTGATTCAATTTTGGAAAGAGCTGACGGAAAGCTATCCTATTCTCAGCATTGAAGATGGCCTTGACCAAAACGATTGGGCCGGTTGGCAATCGCTCACAAGCACTTTGGGCCAACAGGTTCAATTGGTCGGGGACGATCTTTTCGTCACGAATCCAGCGTTCATCCAAAAAGGCATTAGTAGCAAAGCGGCCAACGCCGTTTTAATTAAGCTAAACCAGATTGGAACTCTCAGTGAAACGATGAGCGCGATTCACATGGCGCAAAAAGCAGGCTATAAGCATGTGGTGTCACATCGTTCTGGTGAGACTGAGGATACTAGCATTGCAGATTTGGCTGTGGCCACGAGCGCGGCCTTCATCAAGACGGGCTCTTTGTGCCGTAGTGAGCGAATTGCGAAGTATAACCGCTTATTAGAAATAGAAGAGGAGCTAACCAAATGA
- the hutH gene encoding histidine ammonia-lyase, whose translation MIILDGQSLSLKQLKEIACHKTPIQIAPHCLDKIANIRLEIDLKASGSKAYYGINTGFGALSETKISTEDLEKLQRNLILSHAVGVGEPLSEAETRALMLLRLNTLAKGFSGVRPLILERLAALLNRNLLPQIPRKGSVGASGDLAPLAHLAMFLMKDHEGVEAFELHAKEGLALINGTQAMTAVGCLAQLEAESLSDFADQIGSLSLDVLLGSDAPMDNRIHEARPHPGQIQSAKRIKELLGSSELNESHRYCRKVQDAYSLRCMPQVHGATRDVLQYTRSVLEREINSATDNPLVFENHDILSGGNFHGQPVAFALDFLGIATAELANISERRMEQMLNPMLSSGLPAFLTPNPGLNSGMMMLQVTAAALINENKVLSHPASTDSIPTSANREDHVSMGMTSANKARTIVDNVCHVLAIELLCAAQALDLRRPLKSSSALEALHESFRQHVSFAEVDRAYGIDLAKSVQYLKAQVNA comes from the coding sequence ATGATTATATTGGACGGGCAATCTCTCAGCCTAAAGCAACTTAAAGAAATCGCTTGCCACAAAACACCCATTCAGATTGCTCCCCACTGCTTGGATAAAATCGCAAACATTCGCTTAGAAATCGACTTGAAAGCCTCTGGCTCCAAAGCGTATTACGGAATCAACACCGGATTTGGCGCGCTGTCTGAAACAAAAATCTCAACAGAAGACTTAGAAAAGTTGCAAAGAAATCTCATCTTGTCTCATGCCGTAGGCGTGGGTGAACCTTTGAGCGAAGCCGAAACCCGGGCCCTCATGCTGCTGCGCTTAAACACCTTGGCAAAGGGCTTCTCTGGCGTCAGACCGCTCATATTAGAAAGGCTCGCCGCGCTATTAAACCGTAATTTGCTCCCACAAATCCCCCGTAAAGGCAGCGTCGGCGCATCTGGCGATTTAGCCCCACTGGCCCATCTGGCCATGTTTCTCATGAAAGATCATGAAGGTGTCGAAGCCTTCGAGCTCCATGCCAAGGAAGGCTTGGCCCTTATCAACGGCACACAGGCGATGACGGCCGTAGGTTGCTTGGCCCAACTCGAGGCCGAATCCCTAAGTGATTTTGCAGATCAAATAGGCAGCTTGTCTCTAGATGTGCTGCTGGGTTCAGATGCACCTATGGATAATCGAATCCACGAAGCCAGGCCACATCCAGGACAAATTCAATCCGCCAAGCGCATCAAAGAACTGCTGGGCAGCAGCGAGCTCAACGAAAGTCACCGCTACTGTCGCAAGGTGCAAGATGCTTACTCGCTGCGTTGCATGCCCCAAGTTCATGGTGCCACCCGCGATGTACTACAATATACGCGCTCCGTTTTAGAAAGAGAAATCAACAGCGCCACCGATAATCCGCTGGTATTTGAAAACCATGACATTTTATCCGGTGGTAATTTTCACGGCCAACCCGTTGCCTTCGCCTTAGATTTTTTGGGCATTGCTACCGCAGAGCTCGCTAATATTTCTGAAAGGCGCATGGAGCAGATGCTAAATCCCATGCTCTCATCCGGACTGCCCGCATTTTTGACACCGAACCCGGGGCTCAACAGCGGTATGATGATGTTACAAGTCACGGCAGCAGCATTAATCAACGAAAACAAAGTGCTATCGCATCCGGCAAGCACGGACAGCATCCCCACGTCAGCGAATCGGGAAGATCATGTGTCCATGGGCATGACTTCCGCCAACAAAGCTCGAACCATCGTTGATAACGTCTGTCACGTGTTAGCCATAGAACTGCTCTGTGCGGCTCAAGCTTTAGATTTAAGACGGCCGCTGAAATCGAGCTCAGCGCTAGAAGCACTGCATGAAAGCTTTAGACAGCATGTCTCTTTTGCGGAAGTCGACAGGGCCTATGGCATTGATCTGGCGAAAAGCGTGCAATACCTAAAAGCGCAAGTGAACGCCTAA
- the ftsH gene encoding ATP-dependent zinc metalloprotease FtsH, translating to MKQYQKTLLIWLVFGLFIVSVWSFFGQKAVHTVEKPFSDIMAALEKGDVKDVVVTGSEFAGEFKDGTHFRSTGERNDTVMNVLNKANQQFQTQYKFEREDAGGFWFFVAQWLPMILIMGVLFFFMRQMQMGGGKAFSFGKSRARMLPESDGKITFDSVAGVDECKQELEEIVQFLKDPKRFTKLGGRIPKGVLLMGPPGTGKTLLARAIAGEAGVPFFSIAGSDFVEMFVGVGASRVRDLFEQGKRNAPCIVFIDEIDAVGRQRGTGMGGGHDEREQTLNQLLVEMDGFAPNEGVIIIAATNRPDVLDPAILRPGRFDRRVVVPRPDLLGREAIFRVHTKKVPLSPDVNIEVLARSTPGMSGADIENLVNESALIAARANQEAVLMYDFEMAREKIMMGPERRAMVMSSKEIENTAYHEAGHALVSILIGTEVDPVHKVTIIPRGRALGVTMQLPIEDRYSMTKTYAENQIAILMGGRIAEELTFGELTSGAGNDFQKANEIARNMVCEWGMSTEMGPLVYGRKEGEVFLGRDFSQSPDYSEQTAQEIDSEVRRIIMAQYHRARGLLEKHIEALKNVARGLLDYETLDGSEIKRILAGETMSREKPLTKIKTREALDIERQGRVLPA from the coding sequence GTGAAGCAATATCAAAAAACATTGTTGATTTGGTTGGTATTTGGGCTCTTTATCGTCAGCGTCTGGAGCTTTTTTGGTCAAAAGGCGGTTCACACCGTGGAGAAGCCTTTCTCTGACATCATGGCTGCGCTTGAAAAAGGCGATGTGAAAGATGTGGTGGTGACCGGTTCCGAATTTGCTGGTGAGTTTAAAGACGGCACGCATTTTCGTTCGACCGGTGAACGCAATGACACCGTCATGAATGTGCTGAACAAAGCGAACCAGCAATTTCAGACCCAATACAAATTCGAACGTGAAGATGCCGGTGGTTTCTGGTTCTTTGTGGCTCAATGGCTTCCGATGATTTTAATCATGGGCGTGTTGTTCTTCTTTATGCGCCAAATGCAGATGGGCGGCGGCAAGGCTTTTTCCTTTGGCAAAAGTCGCGCTCGCATGTTGCCTGAAAGTGACGGCAAGATTACTTTTGATAGCGTTGCTGGCGTTGATGAATGCAAGCAAGAGCTCGAAGAAATCGTTCAGTTTTTGAAAGACCCTAAGCGCTTTACCAAACTGGGTGGCCGTATTCCTAAAGGTGTGTTGCTGATGGGTCCTCCGGGCACCGGTAAAACCCTCTTGGCTCGTGCCATTGCTGGTGAAGCAGGCGTACCGTTTTTCAGCATTGCAGGATCTGACTTCGTTGAAATGTTCGTAGGCGTGGGTGCAAGCCGCGTGCGCGATCTGTTTGAACAAGGCAAACGCAATGCGCCTTGTATCGTGTTTATTGATGAAATCGATGCCGTGGGTAGACAACGTGGCACAGGCATGGGCGGCGGTCATGATGAGCGTGAGCAAACCCTGAATCAACTTTTGGTTGAGATGGACGGATTTGCGCCAAATGAAGGCGTGATTATTATTGCTGCCACTAACAGGCCCGATGTTTTGGACCCTGCGATTTTAAGACCCGGGCGTTTCGACAGACGCGTCGTGGTGCCAAGACCTGATTTATTAGGTCGCGAAGCGATTTTCAGAGTTCACACCAAAAAAGTGCCCTTAAGCCCCGATGTGAACATCGAAGTGTTGGCGCGGTCTACGCCAGGCATGAGTGGCGCGGACATTGAAAACTTGGTGAATGAATCCGCTTTGATTGCCGCTAGAGCAAATCAAGAAGCCGTTTTGATGTACGATTTTGAAATGGCCCGTGAAAAAATCATGATGGGGCCAGAGCGACGCGCGATGGTGATGTCGTCCAAAGAAATCGAAAATACCGCTTATCATGAAGCAGGGCACGCTTTGGTATCGATTTTAATCGGCACGGAAGTTGACCCAGTTCATAAAGTGACGATCATTCCGCGCGGCAGAGCTTTGGGCGTGACCATGCAGTTGCCAATAGAAGACCGCTACTCCATGACCAAGACTTACGCAGAAAACCAAATCGCCATTTTGATGGGTGGCCGTATTGCCGAAGAGTTGACCTTCGGAGAGCTCACCAGCGGTGCTGGCAATGACTTTCAAAAGGCGAACGAGATTGCACGCAATATGGTGTGCGAGTGGGGTATGTCCACTGAAATGGGCCCATTGGTTTATGGACGCAAAGAAGGCGAAGTGTTTTTGGGCAGAGACTTCAGCCAATCGCCCGATTATTCAGAACAAACGGCTCAGGAAATTGATTCTGAAGTACGCCGCATTATTATGGCTCAGTATCACCGCGCTCGCGGCTTATTGGAAAAGCATATCGAAGCGCTCAAAAATGTTGCCCGAGGCCTTCTTGATTATGAAACTTTGGATGGCAGTGAAATCAAGCGCATTTTGGCTGGTGAAACGATGAGCCGCGAAAAGCCTTTGACGAAAATTAAGACAAGAGAAGCTTTGGATATCGAGCGTCAGGGTAGGGTGTTGCCAGCGTGA
- the rnc gene encoding ribonuclease III produces MLDLKFNDPALLEQALTHRSFPGASAQNERLEFLGDSVLGFVAAKNLYERFPKASEGVLTQLRALYVCQANLAAAASRLDLGRSLRAAKAMKLSGAVQQASVLSDVVEAIIGAVYLDQGFEAAEAFVLRTLGPLPDKLDAPIKSPKTELQELIQGKYSLAPIYETISVSGPAHTPVFKVRVLINNLEVATGEGSNKKEASEQAAKNALATLVS; encoded by the coding sequence GTGCTCGATCTTAAGTTTAACGACCCTGCTTTATTAGAGCAGGCGTTAACGCACCGCAGCTTTCCCGGTGCTTCAGCTCAAAATGAACGACTTGAGTTTTTGGGCGACTCTGTTTTGGGGTTTGTGGCGGCTAAAAATCTCTATGAGCGATTTCCTAAGGCTTCGGAAGGTGTATTGACCCAACTTAGGGCGCTATATGTTTGCCAAGCCAATCTAGCAGCGGCAGCTTCGAGGCTAGATTTGGGCCGTTCGCTGAGAGCTGCCAAAGCGATGAAACTTTCTGGGGCTGTGCAACAAGCGTCGGTGTTATCGGATGTTGTGGAAGCAATTATTGGCGCAGTGTATCTCGATCAAGGTTTCGAAGCCGCTGAGGCATTTGTGCTTAGAACTCTGGGGCCTTTGCCAGATAAGCTTGACGCTCCGATCAAAAGTCCAAAGACAGAGCTTCAAGAACTCATTCAAGGCAAATATTCGTTAGCGCCTATTTATGAAACCATCTCTGTTTCAGGGCCGGCTCACACGCCGGTTTTTAAAGTGCGCGTGCTCATCAACAATCTGGAAGTTGCTACCGGTGAAGGCAGCAATAAGAAAGAAGCATCCGAGCAGGCGGCTAAAAACGCACTGGCGACCTTAGTCAGTTAA